Genomic window (Vibrio pomeroyi):
TAGATGTTTCAGTTCCCCCGGTTTGCCTCCTGTTGCTATGTATTCACAACAGGATACTTACTTATGTAAGTGGGTTTCCCCATTCAGGAATCCCAGACTTAAAGGTTATTACTACCTAATCTGGGCTTATCGCAAGTTATTACGCCTTTCATCGCCTCTGACTGCCAAGGCATCCACCGTGTACGCTTAGTCACTTAACCATACAACCCGAAAGGGTCTTAGCGTATGGCAACTAACCAAGGTTTTTGGTTGTCATTAAGAAGGGTTAATTCTCAATGACTGTTTGCCGGACTCAATTGTGATTCAAACAAGTTTGAATCGAATACAAGACACTTGAATGTGTTTGTTGTGTTTACCTAAAAGGTAAACATTGAGAACTTTTAAATTTGATTGAATTACTCGTAAATAATCAATCAGTCAGCTTTCCAAATTGTTAAAGAGCAAGAGTTTCAAAGTATTAAACTTTTAACCCATTTTTAAAAACTCTCCGAGGAGAATGCTTAAAGATGGTGGGCGATACCGGGCTCGAACCAGTGACCCCCTGCTTGTAAGGCAGGTGCTCTCCCAACTGAGCTAATCGCCCATAAAAGTTTTAATTCCTTATGGAAGGAATGGTGGAGCTATGCGGGATCGAACCGCAGACCTCCTGCGTGCAAGGCAGGCGCTCTCCCAGCTGAGCTATAGCCCCATATTTTATTTCCTTGGGAGGAAATGGTGGGTCGTGCAGGATTCGAACCTGCGACCAATTGATTAAAAGTCAACTGCTCTACCAACTGAGCTAACGACCCAATGGTATCCCGTAGGGGAGTCGAACCCCTGTTACCGCCGTGAAAGGGCGGTGTCCTAGGCCTCTAGACGAACGGGACACTGGATTGAAGAACTTGGGAGTTCTTCGTCTCTTTTACTTTCTAAACCTAATCAATCTGTGTGGACACTTATCGTGAATATCTTCGTATAAGGAGGTGATCCAGCCCCAGGTTCCCCTAGGGCTACCTTGTTACGACTTCACCCCAGTCATGAACCACAAAGTGGTGAGCGTCCTCCCCGAAAGGTTAAACTACCCACTTCTTTTGCAGCCCACTCCCATGGTGTGACGGGCGGTGTGTACAAGGCCCGGGAACGTATTCACCGTAGCATTCTGATCTACGATTACTAGCGATTCCGACTTCATGGAGTCGAGTTGCAGACTCCAATCCGGACTACGACGCACTTTTTGGGATTCGCTTACCATCGCTGGCTTGCTGCCCTCTGTATGCGCCATTGTAGCACGTGTGTAGCCCTACTCGTAAGGGCCATGATGACTTGACGTCGTCCCCACCTTCCTCCGGTTTATCACCGGCAGTCTCCCTGGAGTTCCCGACATTACTCGCTGGCAAACAAGGATAAGGGTTGCGCTCGTTGCGGGACTTAACCCAACATTTCACAACACGAGCTGACGACAGCCATGCAGCACCTGTCTCAGAGCTCCCGAAGGCACACCTGCGTCTCCGCTGGCTTCTCTGGATGTCAAGAGTAGGTAAGGTTCTTCGCGTTGCATCGAATTAAACCACATGCTCCACCGCTTGTGCGGGCCCCCGTCAATTCATTTGAGTTTTAATCTTGCGACCGTACTCCCCAGGCGGTCTACTTAACGCGTTAGCTCCGAAAGCCACGGCTCAAGGCCACAACCTCCAAGTAGACATCGTTTACGGCGTGGACTACCAGGGTATCTAATCCTGTTTGCTCCCCACGCTTTCGCATCTGAGTGTCAGTATCTGTCCAGGGGGCCGCCTTCGCCACTGGTATTCCTTCAGATCTCTACGCATTTCACCGCTACACCTGAAATTCTACCCCCCTCTACAGTACTCTAGTTCACCAGTTTCAAATGCAGTTCCGAGGTTGAGCCCCGGGCTTTCACATCTGACTTAATGAACCACCTGCATGCGCTTTACGCCCAGTAATTCCGATTAACGCTCGCACCCTCCGTATTACCGCGGCTGCTGGCACGGAGTTAGCCGGTGCTTCTTCTGTTGCTAACGTCAAGAGATGCAGCTATTAACTACACCCCCTTCCTCACAACTGAAAGTACTTTACAACCCGAAGGCCTTCTTCATACACGCGGCATGGCTGCATCAGGCTTTCGCCCATTGTGCAATATTCCCCACTGCTGCCTCCCGTAGGAGTCTGGACCGTGTCTCAGTTCCAGTGTGGCTGATCATCCTCTCAGACCAGCTAGGGATCGTCGCCTTGGTGAGCCATTACCTCACCAACTAGCTAATCCCACCTAGGCATATCTTGACGCGAGAGGCCCGAAGGTCCCCCTCTTTGGCCCGTAGGCATTATGCGGTATTAGCCATCGTTTCCAATGGTTATCCCCCACATCAAGGCAATTTCCTAGGTATTACTCACCCGTCCGCCGCTCGACGCCCATTAACGCACCCGAAGGATTGTTAGTGTCGTTTCCGCTCGACTTGCATGTGTTAGGCCTGCCGCCAGCGTTCAATCTGAGCCATGATCAAACTCTTCAATTTAAGATTTTGTGACTCAACGAATACTGACTTCAAAACTAATATTTACCGAAGTAAACATGTAATTCTAAAGCTATTACCATTCCAACAGAATGGTAATGAATTGACTGTGCCGAATAACTACAAGTAGTTAAACGTATTGGTCACTCAGTTCATTGAAATCAATTTTGATTCCGAAGAATCTGTTTTATCTAACGATAAAACGTTTTGATATTCATCAACGAGTGCCCACACAGATTGATAGGTTTAAATTGTTAAAGAGCTTTTCCTTTTTGAGCTTCGCTCAAATCGGACGGCCATTTTAGCGATTTAAGTTTTAGTGTCAACCACTATTTTCAAAACTTTTTTCAAGCGCTTAGCTTGGCTAATTTGGCTTGCTGATTCGTTTTGGTTTCCTAAGAAGCCATCCCGTGTCAGCGAGGTGGCATTATAGAGATTTCGATCACACTGGCAAGCCCTTTTTTAAGTTTTTCTTACTTTTTTGATTGTTCGAGCGTTTTTTGTTCAAAACACGCTATTTTCACTAGTATTCCCCTTAATTAGGGCCTTAAGGTGGCTATATAAAGGAGGATTTATGAGTTCAATACGCAGTTACAAAGGTATATCACCTCAGATCGGGCAAGGTGTCTATATAGATACAAGTTCGGTACTGGTTGGTGATATCAAAATCGGTGATGACTCTAGTGTATGGCCTTTGGTTGCAGCTCGAGGGGATGTGAACCACATACATATAGGCGATAGAACTAATATCCAAGATGGCAGTGTTCTTCATGTTACCCACAAAAATGCAGAAAACCCTGAGGGTTATCCTCTATTAATAGGTAATGATGTCACTATCGGTCATAAAGTCATGCTACATGGCTGCACTATTAAGGATCGCGTACTCGTAGGTATGGGAGCTATTGTGCTGGATGGTGTGGTTATCGAACAAGAAGTGATGATTGGTGCGGGAAGCTTGGTTCCACCTAACAAGGTACTTGAGAGCGGTTACCTATATGTAGGAAGCCCCGTTAAGCAAGCACGCCCATTAAATGATAAAGAACGTGCTTTCTTGCAAAAGTCGGCTGACAACTATGTTCAGAATAAAAATGACTATCTAGATTCTGTACTTCCTATTTAAAGCGCTTTGATCTGAATTCGATTAGAGGAGTCATACTCCTCTTCTTCTATTAGCTCTTCTGCTAATTCTTCAATATCAAAACGAAGCTCAGAAAATATGGCCAATGCTTGTTTGCCTTCTTCTATATCTTTACCAGCCAATCGAGACAACTCCTCAATAGACACAACACACTCGATCAACGCACCAGACTGCTGTGCTGGGAAAACGATAGACTGACTCTCTTCATCCCAATCTTGGATGTCAGGGAATAGGATTGATTGATTCATTTTTATAGGTACCTTGTTACATCTCTAGATTTCTACGCAATTCTCTTAAGATCTGCTTAATTCCTGGGCGAAGGCCACGCCATAGCATGAAGCTCTCTGCAGCCTGACCCACCAACATACCTAAACCATCATAAGCAGCATGAACACCATTATCTAATGCCCACTGATTAAATACAGTTGTTCCAGATCCGTAGACCATGTCATAGACGGTGCTGTTTGTATTAAAGATCACATCGGAAACTTCAGGGAGCTGGCCACTTAAGCCTGATGACGTGGAGTTAATAATGACATCAAAGCCTTCATTCACATCACTTAGTCCCATTCCTTTGATATTGCCATGTGAAGAAAACATCTCAGCTAGAAGTTCAGCCTTTGAACTGGTTCGGTTAGCAACCACCAATTGTTGTGGTTTTTGATCAAAAAGAGGCTGAATTACACCTCTTGCTGCGCCACCAGCACCTAGCAAGAGGACTCGAGCTCCCTCTAATACCACTTGATGCTGAAGCAAGTCTTGAACAAGCCCCTCACCATCAGTGTTATCACCGATGATCTCTCCGTCATCTAATTTCTTCAATGTATTAACGGCACCAGCTAATTGAGCCCTTTCCGTTAGGCGATTAGCAAACTGATAAGCGTCTTCTTTAAATGGTGCAGTGACATTACACCCTCTACCACCTTCGCTAAAAAAAGCTTTAGCCGCGGTAGTGAACTGACCGTGTTCTGGCTGCAGTGCTGTATAGGTAAGTTGTTGATTGGTTTGGCGAGCAAATAACGTGTGAATGAATGGCGATTTGCTTTGCCCAATAGGGTTACCGAAAACGGCATAACGATCTACTTGCTGTGTCATATCCTTACCTAACAGAAATAATAAAAAGGGTCATCTATATAGATGACCCTATCACTATCCCTATAAGGAAGGAAGAATTACCAAACTCGCGGTTTTAGGTAGTCACTATAAAGCAGAGCTTCTGGTGACCCGGCTTGTGGTTCGTAACGGTATTCCCAACGAGCCAATGGCGGCATAGACATCAAGATAGACTCTGTGCGACCACCGCTTTGTAGACCAAATAGGGTGCCACGGTCATACACTAGGTTAAATTCAACATAGCGGCCACGACGGTATAGTTGGAAGTCACGCTCACGTTCGCCATAAGGTGTCTCTTTGCGACGCTCGACAATAGGCAAGTACGCCGCAGCAAAACCTTCACCGACCGCTTGCATATAAGCAAAGCTCTTAGCGAAACCCCACTCATTTAAATCATCAAAGAACAGACCACCAACACCGCGCGTTTCATCACGGTGAGGCAAGTAGAAATACTTATCACACCACTCTTTGTGTTCTTGGTAAACATCATCACCAAATGGTGCGCACAGATCTTTAGCGGTTTGATGCCAAGACTGGCAATCTTCATCTACTGGATAGAATGGTGTTAAGTCAAAACCACCACCAAACCACCAGATAGGGTCTTCCCCTTCCTTTTCGGCAATAAAGAATCGTACGTTGGCGTGTGAAGTTGGGATATAAGGGTTTTTTGGGTGGATCACTAACGATACCCCCATCGCCTCAAACTTACGTCCGGCTAATTCAGGACGATGAGCGGTTGCTGAAGCGGGCATTGCCTTACCTGCAACGTGAGAAAAGTTAACACCACCTTGCTCAAAGACCGCACCGTTAGTCATCACACGAGTACGACCGCCACCACCGAGGCGTTCGCCAGGCTCGCGCTCCCATGCGTCTTCTTCAAACAACGCGCTAC
Coding sequences:
- a CDS encoding DUF1488 domain-containing protein, producing the protein MNQSILFPDIQDWDEESQSIVFPAQQSGALIECVVSIEELSRLAGKDIEEGKQALAIFSELRFDIEELAEELIEEEEYDSSNRIQIKAL
- the hemF gene encoding oxygen-dependent coproporphyrinogen oxidase, which gives rise to MSAIDKEAVKQFLLSLQDSICQQLEQADRSALFEEDAWEREPGERLGGGGRTRVMTNGAVFEQGGVNFSHVAGKAMPASATAHRPELAGRKFEAMGVSLVIHPKNPYIPTSHANVRFFIAEKEGEDPIWWFGGGFDLTPFYPVDEDCQSWHQTAKDLCAPFGDDVYQEHKEWCDKYFYLPHRDETRGVGGLFFDDLNEWGFAKSFAYMQAVGEGFAAAYLPIVERRKETPYGERERDFQLYRRGRYVEFNLVYDRGTLFGLQSGGRTESILMSMPPLARWEYRYEPQAGSPEALLYSDYLKPRVW
- a CDS encoding gamma carbonic anhydrase family protein; amino-acid sequence: MSSIRSYKGISPQIGQGVYIDTSSVLVGDIKIGDDSSVWPLVAARGDVNHIHIGDRTNIQDGSVLHVTHKNAENPEGYPLLIGNDVTIGHKVMLHGCTIKDRVLVGMGAIVLDGVVIEQEVMIGAGSLVPPNKVLESGYLYVGSPVKQARPLNDKERAFLQKSADNYVQNKNDYLDSVLPI
- the aroE gene encoding shikimate dehydrogenase, which codes for MTQQVDRYAVFGNPIGQSKSPFIHTLFARQTNQQLTYTALQPEHGQFTTAAKAFFSEGGRGCNVTAPFKEDAYQFANRLTERAQLAGAVNTLKKLDDGEIIGDNTDGEGLVQDLLQHQVVLEGARVLLLGAGGAARGVIQPLFDQKPQQLVVANRTSSKAELLAEMFSSHGNIKGMGLSDVNEGFDVIINSTSSGLSGQLPEVSDVIFNTNSTVYDMVYGSGTTVFNQWALDNGVHAAYDGLGMLVGQAAESFMLWRGLRPGIKQILRELRRNLEM